The window CGATGAGGCTGTGGGCCCCTCAGTATCCTGAGGGGCTCCGCCTCGTCATCTTCGCGAACACGATCAAGGGCGATCTCGACAAGATCAACATCCTGAACCACTACGTCGGAATGCACGCGATCACCGCGAACGACTTCAAGGAGTTCGGCTACATGCCGCTGGCGCTCACGTTGTTCGGGGTCATGGCGCTGATGGCGGCGATCGCGAACCGCCGTGACGTCGCGCTGATCGGATGGGCGGCGTTCACGCTCTTCGCGGTCGTGATGTTCAAGGACTACGCCAACTGGCTCTATCACTACGGACACGACCTGGATCCCCGGGCCGCCATCAAGCTCGATACCTTCACGCCGCCGCTGATCGGCTACAAGAAGATGGCGAACTTCCGCGTTTGGAGCCTGCCCGATCTGGGAGGGATCCTGCTCGGGATCGCCTGGCTGATGGGTCCGTTGGTCGCGCTGCTGGACGTGCTCGGGCGCCGGAAGCGCCTAGCCGCGGGCCGCTCCACGGTGGCTGCCTGAGGCGGGCGAAGTCATGAGCGCGGCACGTCGGGTGCTGCTGGCCCTTGGGTTGACGCCGCTCCTCGCGGCCGGCGCCGCGCAAGCGCGCGTGCTCTTGCCGCCGGAAGGCTCGATCGCGGTCGCGCTCCAGCAGGCGCGCCCGGGAGACACCCTGGTCGTGCCCAAAGGCGTCCATCGCGAGCGCATCCGCATCCAGGTCCCGCTCACGCTCCGCGGCGAGCCCGGAGCGGTGCTGGATGGCGGAAGCGAGGGCTCGGTGCTCACGGTCGAGGCCTCGGGCGCGACGATCGAGGATCTCGAGATTCGAGGCAGCGGCAACCGTGTCATCACGGTGGACAGCGGCGTGCGCGTGCTCGGAGCGTCCGGGGTCCGGCTCCGCCGCTTGATCCTCACCCAAGTGCTCTACGGCATCTCGGCCGAGCGCTCGGACCAGATCTCGATCGAGGATTGCCGGCTCGCGGGCCGCGTGCCCCCGCGTGAGGAGCGCGGCGACGGCAACGGGCTCCACCTCTGGTACTGCCGCGACGCCGTGCTTCGCGGCAACGAGCTGTCCCGGTTCCTCGACGGCATCTACCTGTCGTTCGTGGATCGCGCGCAGGTCGAGAACAATCGGCTGAGCGACCACGGGCGGTACGGGCTCCACACGATGTACTGCCACAACACACGGCTCGTCGACAACGATTTCACTCGCAATGTCGCCGGCATCGCCATCATGTTCTCCAACGGTCTTCACGTGGAGCGCAATCGCATGGTCCGGAACCGGGGGCCTCGCACGTACGGCCTGCTGCTACGCGACTGCAACGGCGGCCGCTTCGAGGCCAACCATCTCGTCGACAACACGGTCGCGATCTTCATGGACAACTCGAATCGCAATCATGTGACCGGCAACCGGCTCTCGGACAACGGCTGGGGCGTGATCCTGTTCGCGTCGTGCGCCGGCAACGAATTCGCCGGCAACGACTTCATCGACAACGACTATCCGCTGGCGCTCGACATGCGGCGCACCGACAACCGGTTCGACGACGGGCGGCGAGGCAACTACTGGAGCGGGAGCGCTCCGTACGATCTCGACGCCGACGGCGTCAGCGATGCGCCTCACTCGCCGGTGAGCGCATTCGCGTTCGTGTCCAAGCAATATCCTGATCTTTCGATCCTGGCTCGCAGCCCCGCGGTCGTCGCCTTGTCGGTCGCCGAGCGGGTGTTTCCGTCGCTCCAGCCGAGCGAGGCGGTGGACCGTTTTCCCAGCGTGCGCCCCACGGTGGCGAGCCCATCCGAAGCCGGAGAGCGCCGCGGCGCCCGCCGCAGCTGGACCGCGGCCTTGGCCTTCTCTCTGTTGCTCGGGATGGGGCTCGCCGGCTTCACCCGGCGCCGGGAGGTCCCGTGATCCACGCCGCGGGTCTGGTCAAGCGCTACGGCGCGGTGGTCGCGGTCGACCATCTGTCATTCGACGTGAACGCGGGGGAGACGTTCGCGCTCGTCGGACCCAATGGCGCCGGGAAGACCACGACGCTCCGCCTGCTCCTCGGTCTCTCGCTTCCCGACCAGGGGACGATCACCATCGGCGCCCGGCGTCTTCCGCCCAACCACCCCGAGGCTCGCGCCGCGCTCGGTTACGTGCCGCAGAAGGTCGAGTTCCCCCGCGGCCGCACGGTGACCGAGGTGCTGCGGTTCTTCGCCCGTCTGCGCGGACTCGATGCGCGCGCGGTGGACCGAGCTCTCGAGCGGGTGGGCCTTTCCGAATTCGCGTCGCGCCGGGCGACCGAGCTCTCCGGTGGATACACGCAGCGGCTCTCGCTCGGCCAGGCGCTGCTGGCCGATCCTTCCCTGCTCGTTCTCGACGAGCCCACGGCCAGCCTCGATCCGGAAGCGACCTGGGAGTTTCGATCGCTGGTCGAGCAGCTGAGAGCCGAGGGCAAGACGATCCTCCTGTGCTCCCACCTGCTGTCCGAAGTGGAGCGCGTCGCCGACCGCGTGCTGATCCTGGTGGAAGGCCGTGAGGCCGCGCTCGAGCGGATGGACGAGCTGCGCACGCGCCAGGAAGCCGCGGCGCGGCGCGCCCTCGAAGGCCACGCCCGCAACGACGGAGCGATGTCCCTCCCCACGCTCGAGGAGGTCTTCCTCTCGGTGGTGCGCAAGGAGAGGGCCGATGCGTGACGTGGCGCGTGTCGCATGGAACGCGCTCATGCTCGCGGCGCTGGCTTCGTGCGCCGCTCGCGGGCCCAAGCCGATCGCGGTCGGCGCCGAATGCGCCGCTTGCGGCATGTCGATCGGCGATCTTCGCTTCGCCTGCGAGAGACAAGCCGGCGGCTGGTCCCAGTACGACTCGATCGAGTGCCTGCTCGACGACAAGAAGCCGGGCCCGATCTGGCTCGCCGACTACGACACGCAGACGCTCGCCCCGGCCGAGTCCTTGTGGGTGGTGAAGGGTGACTTTCCCTCACCGATGGGCGGCGGCCTCGCCGCTTTCCGCTCCCGCGCGGCCGCCGATCGAGTCGCCTCGGAGACGGGCGGCCGGGTGTCGCGACTCCCCGATGTGAAGCGGGAACCGGCGCCATGAAGCGCTATCTCACGCTGTTCGCCATCAGCCTGGCGATCGCGGTGGCGCTGGCGATCGTGGCCAGGAGGCCGCGGAGCCGTCCGGCCGCGCCCGTGGCGCTGGCGGTTCCCGAGGCGGCGCTCGAGCTGGCGATCGAGCACGGCGCCATGGTGCCGAGCCGCGCGGCGGTGCCCAAGGAGCACCGGGTGCGGCTCGCGGTCGAGAACCGCGACGACGAGACGGCGACGCTCTCGCTCGCCGGCTACGAGGACCGGCTCGCGCCCCGCGCGATCGCGCCGGGTGCGCGCTGGGACACCACGTTCGTCGCCGACCGGCCGGGCGAAGGCTTCGCCTGGCTCGTGGACGGCAAGCTCGCCGGCCAGTTGACGGTTTCGGGGTCTCACCTGGTGGAAGGACACCGGTAATGCGTGGCGTCGACATGCGCCGCGTGCGGGTGATCGCAGGCGACGAGTTCCGGCAGGCGCTCGAGAGCCGCTGGCTGTTCGGCTTCACGGCCGTGCTCGCGGGCCTCGTGCTCGGGCTCTCCTTCTTCGGCCTGGCGCAGAGCCGCGAAGTCGGCTTCCAGGGCTTCGCGCGGGTCACGCTGAGCCTGATGAACCTGGTGCTCTTCATCGTCCCGCTCACCGGTCTCGTGCTCGGCGTCACCAGCACCTCGAGTGCTCACGGCGCGCTGTCGCTGCTGCTCGCGCAGCCGGTGAGCCGGACCGAGGTGCTGCTCGGCAAGTTCCTCGGTCTCGCGGCCGCGCTCACGGTGGCGCAGGCGGTGGGATTCGGCGCCGGCGGTCTCGTGGTCGCCTTCTACGCCGGATCCGAGCAATCGCTCGGATTCCTCGTGCTCACCGGCCTGTCCATGGCGCTCGGCTGGCTGACGGTTTCCACGGCGCTCTTCATCGCCGTGCTCTGGCCGGACCGGCTCAAGGCCATGTCCGCCGCACTGTTGCTATGGCTCCTCATGGTGGTGGCGTACGACCTCGTCGTGCTCGGGGCCACGACGCTGCTCCAGGGCGTGCCGCTCCAGAGCGTGCTGTTTCCGGCTCTGCTGCTCAATCCCGTCGACCTGGCCCGGGTGCTCACCATGCTGGCGATCGGATCGGGAGCCCTGTTCGGGCCGACCTCGGCGGTTCTCATGAAGAGCTTCGGCAGCACGGGCGGCATTGCGCTCGGGCTGCTGGTGCTCACGCTCGAGAGCGTGATCCCGCTCGTGATCGCGGCTCAGGTGTTCCGAAGAAGGGATGGGTAGAGCGCCTCAGCCGTACCAGGTCCTCTTTCCGATCGGAGTCGTGTTCGCTCTGATCGGCCTCGGCGCATGGCCCGCGCACGTCTTCGGGCTCTTGCCTTATCCGGGCGCGCTGCACCGGAGCCTGATGATCCAGGGCTTCGAGACCAGCTTCATCCTCGGCTTCCTCCTCACCGCGATGCCGGCCTTCACGCACGGGCCCCGCTGCCATCCGCTCGAGCTGGCATGGGGCGTGTTCTCGATGGTGGGCTTCGGCGTCGCCGCCTTCTTCGCCGACGAGACCGCGGCGCAAGAGTTCTTCCTCTTCGCTCTCACGCTGCCACTCTTCGCCGGTGGCCGGCGCGTCCTCGGGAATCCGCAGAAGCCGCCGGAAGAGTTCGCCTTCGTCGCGTTCGGACTGGCGCTCGGGCTCCTGGGCGGCGCGCTGCGGCTCGCCGAGTCGCTGGGCGTCGTGTTTTCGCTGCCGGCGCGCTTGCCGGAGCGCCTGCTCTCGCTCGGCATGGTCCTGTCTCTGGTGGTGGGCGTGGGAAGCCTCCTCGTCCCCACCTTTGCGGGAATGCGCGATCCACTGGTGATTCCCGGTGTGGCGAAGGCCCACGAGCGCGCCGGGCGCCGTGCGTTGTACGCGGTGATGATGGCGGTGCTCGCGCTGGCCTTCGTCCTGGAGAGCGCCCATCGGCCGACCCTCGGCATGGCCATGCGGGCCACGGCAGTCACCGTGATGGTGACCTGGGTGTGGAAGCTCTACCGGCTGCCGCGACGGGATGCCGCCGGATTCGTGCTTTGGGGCGCGGGGTGGTTCCTGCCGCTGGGGCTCCTGGGCGCGACGCTCGATCCGCTGCACGCCGTCGCCCTGCTCCACTTCACCTACATGGGAGGCTTCGCGCTGCTCACGATCGGGATCGGGACACGCGTCATCGTCTCGCACGGAGGACACGCGCTCGAGCTCGAGCGCCGCGTGCTCGATGTGCGGTGGCTGAGTCTGTTCCTCATCGCGCTGGCGCTTCGCGTCATCGCCGATTTCGCCACGGCGCACGTGGCCAGGGCATGGGCCGCGAGCGCGGTGCTGCTGATCGCCGCCTGCGGATGGTGGGCCTGGAGAGTCCTCTCGCTGCGATCGCAGCGACGCGAGGTCGGGCCGAAGACGGTCTAGCGGATCTTCACCACCCTCGAGCTTCTGCTCTCGCCGCCGCTCACGGCCCGCACGAAGTAGATCCCCGGGCTCGCGTCGCGACCTTCGCTCGAGCGGCCTTCCCAGGTGAGCACGCGCGTGCCGGCCTCGGCCCGGCCTTCGAAGACGCGGGCCACGTGCCGCCCCTGCAGGTCGAGCACGTCGACCACCGCGTGCCCCGCGTTCGACATCTCGAGCACGAAGCTCACCCGGCCGGAAGCGGGGTTTGGCCACGGCGAGCGGAGCCCCAGCCGAGCCGGAAGCTCACCGGGGAATGGCGCAGCGCCGAGCGCCTGCTGGGTCGCGTCGTAGAGCGTGAGATCGTCGATGGCCGCTTCCACGACCGAATACGCGCTCTTCTCGGAGGCCACGAAGCGCACCTTGACCTGCGCGGTGGGCGCCACGTGATCGGCGATGCGGACCGCGCCTTCCTGCCAGTGGGCGTGCATGCCGGTGATGCGCTTCGCCAGCGTCCAGCTGCCGCCGTTGTTGCCGCTCATCAGCACGTCGAGGTAGTCGCCGGCATCGTTGGTGTTGGTGAAGAACCAGAACCAGAAGCCGATCGTGGGCATGGCCATGCCGGTCGCGTCCAACGCCGGGCTGGTCAGCGTCGTGAGGCCGTCGAGATCGTGACCTTCGATGTCGGTGGACAGCGTGCCCTGGCCGGTCACGAAGCAGCGCGTGCCATTGGGCGTGCGATCGTTCTCCGGCTGCACCGGGCCGGGATACAGGCCCTCCGCCTCGCGATGTCCCTCGTGCGCCAGCGGGACCCCGGGACGCGTGAACGCGCCGGTCACGGGAGGCGACGTCATCGACACGGGCCCCTGATCCGCGACCTGGGTGCCGAGCGGATCGACCCACTGCCATTGCCCCGAGATGTTGTCGTTCGCGTCGTCTCCCGGCGCTCCCACCGTCCAGCCGGCCGACGATTCGATCGGATTCCAGAGCGCGACGGGCGGCAGCGTGAATGACAGATCCGTCGGTCCCGGGCCGATCGTGCGCACGAAGCGGAGCGGGATGTA of the Candidatus Eisenbacteria bacterium genome contains:
- a CDS encoding nitrous oxide reductase accessory protein NosL; the protein is MRDVARVAWNALMLAALASCAARGPKPIAVGAECAACGMSIGDLRFACERQAGGWSQYDSIECLLDDKKPGPIWLADYDTQTLAPAESLWVVKGDFPSPMGGGLAAFRSRAAADRVASETGGRVSRLPDVKREPAP
- a CDS encoding ABC transporter ATP-binding protein; this encodes MIHAAGLVKRYGAVVAVDHLSFDVNAGETFALVGPNGAGKTTTLRLLLGLSLPDQGTITIGARRLPPNHPEARAALGYVPQKVEFPRGRTVTEVLRFFARLRGLDARAVDRALERVGLSEFASRRATELSGGYTQRLSLGQALLADPSLLVLDEPTASLDPEATWEFRSLVEQLRAEGKTILLCSHLLSEVERVADRVLILVEGREAALERMDELRTRQEAAARRALEGHARNDGAMSLPTLEEVFLSVVRKERADA
- a CDS encoding NnrS family protein, which translates into the protein MGRAPQPYQVLFPIGVVFALIGLGAWPAHVFGLLPYPGALHRSLMIQGFETSFILGFLLTAMPAFTHGPRCHPLELAWGVFSMVGFGVAAFFADETAAQEFFLFALTLPLFAGGRRVLGNPQKPPEEFAFVAFGLALGLLGGALRLAESLGVVFSLPARLPERLLSLGMVLSLVVGVGSLLVPTFAGMRDPLVIPGVAKAHERAGRRALYAVMMAVLALAFVLESAHRPTLGMAMRATAVTVMVTWVWKLYRLPRRDAAGFVLWGAGWFLPLGLLGATLDPLHAVALLHFTYMGGFALLTIGIGTRVIVSHGGHALELERRVLDVRWLSLFLIALALRVIADFATAHVARAWAASAVLLIAACGWWAWRVLSLRSQRREVGPKTV
- the nosD gene encoding nitrous oxide reductase family maturation protein NosD, which codes for MSAARRVLLALGLTPLLAAGAAQARVLLPPEGSIAVALQQARPGDTLVVPKGVHRERIRIQVPLTLRGEPGAVLDGGSEGSVLTVEASGATIEDLEIRGSGNRVITVDSGVRVLGASGVRLRRLILTQVLYGISAERSDQISIEDCRLAGRVPPREERGDGNGLHLWYCRDAVLRGNELSRFLDGIYLSFVDRAQVENNRLSDHGRYGLHTMYCHNTRLVDNDFTRNVAGIAIMFSNGLHVERNRMVRNRGPRTYGLLLRDCNGGRFEANHLVDNTVAIFMDNSNRNHVTGNRLSDNGWGVILFASCAGNEFAGNDFIDNDYPLALDMRRTDNRFDDGRRGNYWSGSAPYDLDADGVSDAPHSPVSAFAFVSKQYPDLSILARSPAVVALSVAERVFPSLQPSEAVDRFPSVRPTVASPSEAGERRGARRSWTAALAFSLLLGMGLAGFTRRREVP
- a CDS encoding ABC transporter permease subunit yields the protein MRGVDMRRVRVIAGDEFRQALESRWLFGFTAVLAGLVLGLSFFGLAQSREVGFQGFARVTLSLMNLVLFIVPLTGLVLGVTSTSSAHGALSLLLAQPVSRTEVLLGKFLGLAAALTVAQAVGFGAGGLVVAFYAGSEQSLGFLVLTGLSMALGWLTVSTALFIAVLWPDRLKAMSAALLLWLLMVVAYDLVVLGATTLLQGVPLQSVLFPALLLNPVDLARVLTMLAIGSGALFGPTSAVLMKSFGSTGGIALGLLVLTLESVIPLVIAAQVFRRRDG